In Triticum aestivum cultivar Chinese Spring chromosome 5B, IWGSC CS RefSeq v2.1, whole genome shotgun sequence, the following proteins share a genomic window:
- the LOC123117388 gene encoding dirigent protein 15, with the protein MRTLSLLAVLLLVAFHPRNAADAHGRHFGKEKLTNLRFYLHDTLSGRDPTAVPVAHGASATPRPGDPTPFSSVYVVDDVLTEGPERTSRVVGSAQGLYASTGRHGLGLVLGIDFALNDYNGSSFVVFSRNPVADGDGRELAVVGGRGAFRLARGFALLRTHYLNTGNGDAIIEYNVTLLHY; encoded by the coding sequence ATGAGGACTCTGTCCCTGCTCGCCGTCCTCCTCCTAGTCGCCTTCCACCCGcgcaacgccgccgacgcccacGGCCGCCATTTCGGCAAGGAGAAGCTCACCAACCTGCGCTTCTACCTGCACGACACCCTGAGCGGCCGCGACCCGACGGCCGTCCCCGTGGCACACGGCGCCAGCGCCACGCCCAGGCCCGGCGACCCCACGCCCTTCAGCTCCGTCTACGTCGTCGACGACGTGCTCACCGAGGGGCCCGAGCGGACGTCCAGGGTGGTCGGCAGCGCGCAGGGGCTGTACGCGTCCACGGGCAGGCACGGGTTGGGCCTCGTCCTCGGCATCGACTTCGCCCTCAACGACTACAACGGCAGCTCCTTCGTGGTCTTCTCGCGAAACCCCGTCGCGGACGGGGACGGCagggagctcgccgtcgtcggcggcCGCGGCGCGTTCCGGCTGGCCCGCGGCTTCGCGCTGCTCCGCACGCACTACCTCAACACCGGCAACGGGGACGCCATCATCGAGTACAACGTCACCCTCCTGCACTACTGA
- the LOC123117389 gene encoding uncharacterized protein produces the protein MRIMVRTLRGDRVALDVDGATTTVAQAKGMVMARERVPVAMQRLFFAGCHLDDDDRTLADYGVQHDSVLFLGLRLRAADSTPCQDEMHRLQVPAGWTAAKHEVHAHGHAGAHGGSGGEEPGKAKARKPPSRRALRKILSRLHVDAWTRQHDAKLLDLLQRHAAGRGGGVGDLTGEDWSAVRAELNAATGSGFAVEELQRRVGEFRRELEAVGRTKSNLRFGYDPHRRVVVAEEADWKSYTLENREAAAYEGRSPRLAMLRAVFAGDGHGGAGAKSRESRPRRYLNKLLRSFGLRCKL, from the exons ATGAGGATCATGGTGCGGACGCTGCGCGGGGACCGGGTGGCGCTGGACGTGGACGGCGCGACCACGACCGTGGCGCAGGCCAAGGGCATGGTGATGGCCCGGGAGCGCGTCCCCGTGGCCATGCAGCGCCTCTTCTTCGCCGGCTGCCACCTCGACGACGACGACCGGACGCTCGCCGATTACGGCGTCCAGCACGACTCTGTCCTCTTCCTCGGtctccgcctccgcgccgccgACAGCACCCCGTGCCA GGACGAGATGCATAGGTTGCAGGTGCCGGCCGGTTGGACGGCCGCGAAGCATGAAGTGCATGCCCATGGTCACGCGGGCGCGCACGGCGGCAGCGGTGGCGAGGAACCCGGGAAGGCCAAGGCCAGGAAGCCACCGTCGCGGCGCGCGCTCCGGAAGATCCTCTCGAGGCTGCACGTGGACGCGTGGACGCGGCAGCACGACGCCAAGCTGCTGGACCTGCTACAGCGCCACGCGGCgggccgaggcggcggcgtgggtgaCCTGACCGGCGAGGACTGGTCGGCCGTCCGCGCCGAGCTGAACGCGGCCACGGGGTCCGGGTTCGCCGTGGAGGAGCTGCAGCGGCGGGTGGGCGAGTTCCGGCGCGAGCTCGAGGCCGTAGGCCGGACCAAGAGCAACCTGCGGTTCGGCTACGACCCGCACCGCCGGGTCGTCGTCGCCGAGGAGGCCGACTGGAAGAGCTACACGCTG GAGAATCGAGAGGCGGCAGCGTACGAGGGGAGGAGCCCGCGTCTGGCTATGCTCCGAGCAGTTTTCGCCGGAGACGGGCAtggcggcgccggcgcgaaaagCCGGGAGTCGCGGCCGAGGAGGTACCTGAACAAGTTGCTGCGGAGTTTTGGGCTTCGATGTAAGCTGTAG